The Bradysia coprophila strain Holo2 chromosome II, BU_Bcop_v1, whole genome shotgun sequence genome has a segment encoding these proteins:
- the LOC119067022 gene encoding odorant receptor 94b-like, giving the protein MHLIQIHKIISLIISFFYLIARHHRGDKPTVKEFRIKLLYSFYYPLFVLSLVVGAITNDKEDQNIFLSEVAIGSSVLLIKLWFLIWKQNQILDLLNRVCVFSIQNDDAYNLFNNKLRGFLKLVFVFAITVAVAGSSGTIVMSFVGNGKTLFLEVGFPMDWRNNEIAFWMASIFVFTEVLLSLLVMIFTIMIWYLLLICSLRYEVLGTQLRSMGKNREKDKMTENKTLNNFFVNLKDSVKVHLHLRGLTNDVGFFFSDIFFIQFGTSGLCICGSIYCLAFGVGESLVERFVHVLVFFYLTADIFMITYVGNEIMLSSNRLSYSLFESEWYNQPQFTKKCIIIFGEYLKQPQAIVIGKLYPLTLETFTRIINSACSMFNILKNIK; this is encoded by the exons AtgcatttaattcaaattcataAGATTATCTCACTGATTATTTCTTTCTTCTATCTCATTGCCAGACACCATCGCGGAGATAAGCCTACGGTCAAAGAATTCAGAATTAAGTTGTTGTATTCCTTTTATTATCCACTTTTTGTCCTGTCATTAGTGGTTGGAGCAATTACAAATGATAAAGAGGATCAGAATATATTCTTGTCGGAAGTGGCAATCGGTTCTTCAGTGCTTTTAATAAAACTCTGGTTTTTAATATGGAAACAGAATCAAATTCTTGATTTATTGAATCGAGTTTGTGTCTTTTCGATTCAAAATGACGACGCCTACAATCTTTttaacaacaaacttagaggATTCCTGAAACTTGTGTTTGTCTTTGCGATAACTGTAGCTGTTGCTGGTTCTTCAGGGACTATAGTTATGTCGTTTGTTGGAAACgggaaaactttatttttggaaGTTGGATTTCCCATGGATTGGAGGAACAATGAAATTGCATTCTGGATGGCATCAATTTTTGTCTTTACTGAAGTTCTATTGTCGTTACTGGTCATGATTTTCACAATAATGATTTGGTATTTGCTTTTGATTTGTTCTCTGAGATATGAGGTGCTAGGAACGCAGTTGAGGAGCATGGGAAAAAATAGAGAAAAGGACAAGATGACAGAGAACAAAACCCTCaacaatttctttgtaaactTAAAAGATTCAGTCAAGGTTCATCTACACTTGAGGGG ATTGACGAATGACGTGGGATTCTTTTTCtcagacatttttttcattcagtttGGCACTAGTGGTCTATGCATTTGTGgatcaatttattgtttggcattt GGGGTCGGTGAGAGTTTGGTCGAGCGTTTCGTACAtgttttagtgtttttttACCTAACTGCTGATATCTTTATGATTACGTACGTTGGGAATGAGATAATGTTGTCAAGCAATCGTCTATCCTACAGCTTATTCGAATCGGAGTGGTATAACCAGCCCCAATTTACGAAAAAGTGCATCATcatttttggtgaatatttGAAGCAGCCGCAGGCGATTGTGATTGGCAAATTGTATCCATTAACTTTGGAAACGTTTACAAGG ATTATAAATTCAGCCTGCAGtatgttcaacattttgaaaaatattaagTAA
- the LOC119067240 gene encoding uncharacterized protein LOC119067240 translates to MDQRKTKDLQEVDIEILFWSPAGEKDTGHVALHVVKPELYISFWPSVDNPGVDSVPSKAMSYADDLHETGMGREPSSVYKARIGLDMKAVREFWELQQKKDYFVAENNCSTAVIEALRAGNDAFKVNPYGPDLNIAADFFVGPYTREVVEIYEKLELFLQEAVANGSNKN, encoded by the exons ATGGACCAACGAAAAACTAAAGATTTACAAGAAGTCGATATCGAAATCTTGTTTTGGAGTCCTGCAGGGGAAAAAGATACTGGACATGTTGCGTTGCATGTAGTGAAGCCTGAGTTGTATATCAGCTTTTGGCCAAGCGTTGATAATCCAGGGGTGGATAGTGTTCCATCCAAGGCCATGTCTTATGCAGATGACCTACATGAAAC AGGTATGGGTAGAGAGCCAAGTTCCGTGTACAAAGCAAGAATTGGTTTAGACATGAAAGCTGTACGCGAATTCTGGGAATTACAGCAGAAAAAAGACTACTTTGTCGCCGAAAATAATTGCAGCACTGCTGTGATAGAAGCTTTGAGAGCTGGAAATGATGCCTTTAAAGTTAATCCGTATGGGCCCGATTTGAATA TTGCAGCTGACTTTTTTGTAGGACCGTATACGCGAGAAGTTGtggaaatttatgaaaagttagaattGTTTCTACAGGAAGCTGTAGCGAATGGTAGTAACAAGAACTGA